GTCGCGGACACGCGCAGCCCGCCAGGCGCCAGCGCCAGCTCATGTGCGCCGCGACGCCACGTGCCGGGCTCGCCGGTGCGGGGACCACGCCCTCCTTCACCTCCGCCGCGCTCCCGCAATCCCGGCTGCCGCCATGCCCGTCAGACCGAGGGCTCGCGGCGGCTCGCTCCGCGCCGGCCCGGACCCACCGCACGCGCCCACACAGACCGCGTCGCGGCAGCGCCCTCGGCCGAACTCAGCTGCTGCTGCGTCGCGCTTTGATCCTGTCTTTGCCCAGGCTCTGACATAACATTTGGATAAGATTGGTGAATCCTGAAATTAGACGAACCAAAGCATAAGAAAGACCTTGTACTTTTTCTCATGATGAACCCGATACACTTGCTCTGCttcataaaaaatatttttccaGCTTCATTAAACAGATGTTCTTAGAGAGAGTGCCATCCAAACATAACAGTACGGTCGTGTTTTTGAAGGTTGTTGTTACAAACAAAACACTGCAATCGGAATCTTAGACATACGTTCTAGTCCCAAATTCTGACCTATATACAAGTATATACAACAGCACCCGGCAAAACCAACCACGCAACGCAACAACCACCGATTCCGAATTTCCAGTTTCACCAACCGAGACACCAACTAGGGCTGCCCTCGCGCCGCCGACGATCTCGCCGTGCGACGATGCCGATGCCGGCGcggacgtcgcgccgccgcagcctggAGAAGCCGGACGATCTGAGTCGCACCCTCCCTCGCCGCACATCCACGACGTGGGCAGAGTTGAGCCGCTCTCATCTCCTTCGCCACCGCCTGCGCCTGCTCGGTAAGAAGGGCAAATTTGATGGAATCCCCTCTGCTAATTGCTAGTTCGGTTCGCTCCTTGTCCTCATCAAGGAGACCTAACGATCGACCATAGTGGACGCATGAAACTCATGAAGCAATTTTTTTATTGGATTGTTTGCTTTGGTTACCGCACCATTAGCCTTGAAAAACACAAATCTACACCGTCAGGCTGTTCCTAGTTCGTTCTTCCTCTTGGATAAGATTGGTTTGCACACTGGTAACCTAAATGCAAATGGAGAGTAAGATTGCAGTTAATAAATTTCGCTTTGACACTGTTCAGTACATGCGCTGCTGGGTGCAGGGCTCCCGAGAGAAAAGATCCACACGATCTTCGGCCCAATCCAAAAGTTCAGCTTGCGCAGGCCAAGAGGTTTGCAACGGGTGTCTTGGAGCACTACAACAAAAACAAGAAGGTGTGCAATACAATCTATTTACTTGTTCTAGAAAAGGACATGTTGTCTATATTGGATTATTGGCAATCTGCACTGTCATGACCTTTCTCAATTTCTTGTGCCCAGATCAAATTTGAGCTCTTGGACGCCAAGCCTGTGATCAGCATACCTGTGCCACGATGTTGTTACACGCACATCAACTTCACCGCAAGGTCCAGCGAGGAGGATTCGCATGAACAGCTTTTCTTCGCTGAGATTCTACACTGCAGCAAAAGGCGGGCTCCAAGTGGCTTCATCATCACTTGCTGTGAGCCATTGGGCTCTGATTCTGCAGGTGACCACTTCTCTTATCAGTTGAAAATGTACAGGCATATAGTACTACTACATTTAAAATGAACATGGATGCAACTCTAAATCTTTGATGGAAGAAAAATTGTGATGTGTTTTAGCGGTTCGTGCATTCGCATCATTTAGATGGGTTTGTTTATGATTCCAGTAACACGTTTTTGTGGCTGGCTACTCTGTGTCTTAGTGTAGGTGATCTTGAGAAAATATGATATTTAATTTACTATGTGATTTTGCCAAATTTGAAATCTCAACTAAGTGGTATTAGGAGGCCTTCATATCCTCCTTGTGGTTGGGAGACTGACAGTGGCATAGATGCATTCATACCTACAGTTGCATGTGTTGTTTTTGAGGAATGTGTCGCTAAGTACCAACTTACTCGTCatgctttttttttctctggTTAGAAGAATGGAATAAGCTGGTCTCACCGGCTTGATCTGTCATGAACACAGTTTTGCCTCCTTTTCTGTTGAGTAACCATTGAGACTAATGCATCATGTGTTATAGTATCCCCTGAGTCATTTTTTCTGAATCTTCTGTTTGTTTGCTGCAGCAGGACAAAAATTTCGCCAGCCTGATGGTAGCTCGGTGGTGAGCAAGAATGCCGATTCTACTTACTGCTTCGCCTGCACCGAGAGGATGTTGCATCCGAGGGGTGAAAACTATGTCGCTGGGCACTGCAATATCCCGCGTGTTTACGACTATGTGCGTTAGCAGTGGACAGTGAAGGAGCATGTGGAACTCTGTACTTGTACCATTGCATTTTGGCACTTCACTGCTGGAGATTACTGACACAGTTTGTTCAAAGTGCTCGGTTGGTGATTGCCCATTCTAGAGGTCCTGGGTTTTCTGGAAAACCAATTATCTGAATTAAATACTTGATTTCGCTGTAGTTGTCTGAACACCAGCATACTATGTGATCAGAGGAATACTGCATGCTGAGCCAAACAACATCGCAGTATTCAATTAGCATATTGTACAATGATTGTAGAAATAACAATATATTTGATGCAACTCGCCAAGCTCTATCTCAGCGATATTTGTTTCAAAAAATGTTTCATAAAGATGTTGAACAGCATCGCAAAATTCATAGCTTGCGTAGTCACATACATGGCCAGGCCTCGTGTGATCAGGGTGTAGCATTCTGTAGTTTCCACAAGGCTGAAGACGCTTTACTCTGAAAAGAGCACGCACCTGTCCTTCTGAAGCTTGcttacaaattaaaaaaaaacaaaGGATTCAAAGTTCCAAGCTACCATTGTTGCTTTGGAGTAACAGATCGAAGGCACTAGCAAAGATTGGAAATTTGGTAAAGCTGCTGCTGTTGTTCAATTCCATCTTCCAGCACACTAGCAAAGATTGCTCTGTGTCTTTGCTATTCAAAATCCAACAGCAATAATCTGCTGCACGTACTGTTTCCCGTGCTCCAAAATGATCAACAACttgtttctttcttttcttttttttttggctggCCCCAAAATCGGttacttttctttttcttggctGGAATCATTCCGAATTCCCAGATACGCCAGCAAGTTGGCAATACAAAGATGAAGCGAGCATGTGAGCccactttttttttcttccctaTACTTATGCTCATAATTTCTCACTTTGACCTGCATCCCTCCCAATTCGATTTCCCGGCCAATCACAAATTTGAAGCTAATTCACCGACCCTCGCAGGTTTAAAAATTACAAATTCAAATCTCGAAATCACCATGCCAACCTCCGGTGGGTCCCACCGCCCTACACCACCCAACGAGGCATCCAGCGCAGAAGGGAGGAAGACACATCACCACACCACCACACCCCCTTCCTTCTTCCCACCGCGTTGGTGCTTTCTCTCTCCCGATCTCCCACCGCGTCGGCCTCCCCGTCTCCCCCCTCCCCATCCTCGCCGGCGAGGCCACCGGCGGGGCCGCCGCTCCAGCGCCCATGGACGGCATAGAGGGCCTCCTGGCCCGCGACTTCGGCGTGCGGCCGCAGGGCAAGGCGGCGCCCatggccggcgccgcctcccgccccgccgccggatCCGCCGCCGGTGCTGCCGCGTGGTCCAACCCCGGCAGATCCGCTTCGGTAGCCTCCGCGGCCCCGTCCTACGACGACCTCTtcggcgcccccgcccccgcctccgcATCCTCCTTCGACTCGCTCTTCGACTCGTTCAAGGgccccaccaccgccaccagcaGCAGCGCGGCGAGGGCCAAGCCGGCGCCTTCATCGGCCCCGGTCTTCGACGACGACATCTTCGACGCGGTCCCCGGGCTGCGGCCCTCCAATTCCTCCGCGCGGTACGACGACGGTGTGTTCGGGGCGGCGGCCCCGGCGTACGACGACGTGTTCGCAGCCGGAAcccgctccgcgccgccgcccgcgtacGAGGACGACGACCTCCTCGGGGGGTTCGGGAGCGCGCCGCGGGCCGAGGAGAAGAGGAGGCTGGCGGCGGTTGACGACGAGGGGGACGACCTGCTCGGGGGATTCGGGAGGAAGCCGGCGCCTGTGGAGGAGGAGGGAACAACCGGGGGCGCCGGGTTCGATGATCTGATCCCGGGGTTCGCGGGGAGCAGCCCGCCGAGGAGCAGGTGAGCAAGATCGAATCTTTCGTCATGTGGATCTGCATTTGGCATTGGGTGATAGCTCAACTAGATCGGAGCTCTTGGGCAATGTGAAGTTGGATTGATTGAAGTGAAATGTGCTAGCTAGATCCAAGAATGCCTCGAACAACCATTTACAGTGCGAGAAGCTCGTGCTGTGTAGGCGCTTAAATTAAGCAGATTTAGCTGTATTCCTTCTTTTCATGCTTTGTGCTGAAGTTATAAAATATAATCCATCTTAATTATGTTCCATTACAGTTTTGCCCCAGTTGCCATGTGTCTGCAATCCATTGTTGAGCCTTTTCTAATGTGCCATACCATAATGTCTTGGTAGCTTTAGATTCAATACTGATATGCTCAACTCCTCCTGACGCCACATGAAAGTTCTTTATTGATCAGAGAACTTGAGGAGGCTTCCTTACTAAGTAACCATTGAAATGCTTGAATTGTAAAACAGGTTTACAGACTTGTTCAATAGAAAATGTTGTCTTTCATTTGTTACAATATCATTCAGGTATAAGTCCACATTCCCTGTGGTATCTCACATTTTTGGCCCTTGAACTCTCTTGTGTGTATGCACATCTATTGCAGTATTATTGAATGAATCAATTGTGAAATCAGTGACATCTTTCCTGTCTCTTAAAGTTAGCTGCAAAACTTGCCAGTTTCTTCTAAACCAATGTGTTTTACTCCTGACAATTTCTCGTGCTCACTGTACTTTTCAGAAAGGCTAATGATGATAACAAAATGAAGCCACCAGTTCCAACTTCTAAATCGACAGCTAGCATTGCAGATGACCCATTTGTTGTTCTAGAAACAGCCTCTGCTTCAGGTTCTGCATATACATCCCCAGGAAGATCCACAGATCCCTTGGAAGATCTGGATAAGCCTGCAAACTCTGAAGGCAAGGTTGCTGCTGATAGTTTATTTGAGGAACCAATTGCTTTTGACCAGGCCCCAAAATCAGATCCTTTGTTTACCTCTGAAATCAATGGTCATGCCAAGGACAGGAACCCACCAAGCATGGGCCGAGATTCCAGCCCTGTACACCATTCAATGGATAGAAATCCAGCACGTCAATCTTCTATGGAGGACCTTGGTAACGTCATGCCTAAGTCACAGTCTGCAAGGTATTCTGATATTCATGGTAATGATATGGAGGATCAGTCACCAAGATCTACTGAGTCTGAAGATGATATATGGCTTACAGTTTCTGAGATTCCTCTTTTCACACAACCAACTACTGCTCCACCACCTTCCCGATCACCACCTCTTCTTAAGCAAAAACCACTGGGAGCAAATGCAAATGGAAAGGAGAATGGGCATGTTCGTCGGTCCAGCCAAAATCACAACCATTACACCTCTTCTGTAGATGACCTGGAAGGTTTTGCCATGGGCAAACCTCAAATGCCTGCTTATGATAAAAATGTTTTTGATGAAGATTTTGAAATAAGTTCATCTGATCGTGAAGAGAAAGATAGGCAAGAAAGGTTGGAACAAGAAAGGGAAATGAGACTGAGGGAGGAAATGGAGAGAGAgcggagaagacttgaaaaGGAGAGACAGATGGAACAacaaagagaaagagagagagaaagacaAGCAGTGGAGAGGGCTACAAAAGAGGCACGGGAGAGAGCAGCCGCTGAAGCTCGTGCAAAAGCTGAAAGAGAGGCCCGCCAGCGTGCACAGCGTGCTGCTGTGCAAAGGGCTCAACAGGAAGCCCGTGAGAGAGCTGCAGCCGAGGCCAAAGAAAGAGCAGCTAGGGTTGCTGCTGAAGCCAAGGAGAGGGCTGCTGCTGAAGCAAAGGAGAGGGCTGCTGCTGAGGCGAAGGAGAGGGCCGCCGCTGAAGCTAAGGAGAGGGAACGGGCTGCTGCTAGGGAGAGGGCTGCAGCAGAAAGAGCTGCTGCTGAGAGAGCTCAGCAAGAAGCAAGGAAGAGAGCTGAAAGAGCTGCAGTGGAAAGAGCTGCTGCTGAGGCTCGAGAAAGgcaggcagcagcagctgctgctgctgcaagagaaaaacaGAGCACACCAGATGATCTTGAATCATTCTTTGGTGCGGATGCTTGTGCCAGTAGTGCACCGAAGCAGAGGGCTCCAACCCCAACGGTGGTAAGTACATCTATCAAAATATTCACATGTAAAAAACTGTCTGCAGAGCACTTATTCTGTTACCTTTTGCTAATATTTGATGTTGTAGGATTCTATGTTTGCTAATATTTGATGTTGTAGGATTCTATGTTTGGTTCTGGAGCTCAAGGTAGGGGAACTGCTAATGGATCAcagagggcagcatcaacctcGGCATCTGCGAGAAAAGCGTCATCAGCCTCACTTTTTGGGGATGATTTGTCTGACTTGTTTGGAGGTACTAATCTTCCAAAATTATTAGTTCTATAAATTTTCTAAAGTATCATGTTCCTAAATTTTCTGTCTGTGTGATTCTTTATATCATATTTCGTCTTTTCAGCCCCTGCATCATCTGATGTATTTCAAGAGGTTGAGGGCGAGAGTGAAGAAAGAAGGCGTGCTAGGCTAGAACGTCACCAGAGGACCCGTGAACGAGCGGTAATGTTCTTTAGGTTTCAAATTAGAAAGAAAAGAATAGTCTTTATTTCTTGCTATCAATGATTATTTGTGCCAATAATACGGTCGGCTTCTTCCATGTTGTATAAGCCTACCTTTTTCTTGTTATAAATAAATGTAGTTTTCATCCTCTCTTACTATTTATCATTTTCTCAATACTGTAATCTCCAGGCAAAAGCTCTGGCTGAGAAGAATGAACGAGATATGCAGGTTCAGAGGGAGCAGGCAGAGAGAGATGTAAGTGCTATGTTGCCAATATGTGTAGCCCTTGATTCTGCGTCTTAGTTGGTGTCAACACTCAACAGTCTTCATTGTGCTGCTTTTGTCAATTTGTTTCACTTCATAATCCTGGTGGTGTTTCTTAGTTCACTTGTGCACAGTGCATCTGGCCCCCTTTAACTACACCTTTTTGGTTGCTGATACTCCATTTGTTTTCTTTGTACTTGCTGAATTCCAGAGAATTGGAGACACACTTGACTTTGAAATTAAGAGGTGGTCTGCTGGAAAAGAGGGCAACTTGCGTGCTTTGTTATCAACTTTACAATATGTGAGTTGGTGGTACTTTTGCAGTTTTGCCACTGTGAAGTGTGAAGTTATACTGCATGTGTTTTTACCCAGTTGTATGTTTTTTGGTGCTAAGTTTTTTTTGTTATTTAAATATTTCATTTCGTGCTACAAATATCATTCGTTACGTATTGATTCAACACCAACACGTTCCCCTGCAGAAGTGCAGAGATTTGGCTTGCTTGGCTTTTAGTTTCGGTTAATGCTGCCAGTAGCTTGATAACAGTGAATACTAACCTCATTTCTATGTGCCTTAGAACTGTAATATAATATTCTGTGTTTGTACTGAAGAACGTATTCACCTTTCAAATGCTAACCGCCTTGGAACAGTAATGAAATCAAAGTTTACCTCCCAATAAAAAGTAAGCTTTCTCTATTAAGAAAATCCTTGATGGTCCACAGATAATAGTAATATTGGTGGATTTTCTAAACTTTCACCTGACAGTGAATTGTCTATTTCATTTGTCAGTAGTTTCTGATGCGGATCTAATTGCTCAGTGGATTCAAGTCCAGTAAATCTAACATTAACTTCACAATAACATTAACTTGACAATTATTGTTAAAAAGAAA
Above is a genomic segment from Panicum hallii strain FIL2 chromosome 8, PHallii_v3.1, whole genome shotgun sequence containing:
- the LOC112872393 gene encoding uncharacterized protein LOC112872393, encoding MAMDSRQGRSLGGGRGRRSLRTGQDGHVRAPAGHPPTSGAAASCSPSPSASLAGESTSTRQNQPRNATTTDSEFPVSPTETPTRAALAPPTISPCDDADAGADVAPPQPGEAGRSESHPPSPHIHDVGRVEPLSSPSPPPAPARAPERKDPHDLRPNPKVQLAQAKRFATGVLEHYNKNKKIKFELLDAKPVISIPVPRCCYTHINFTARSSEEDSHEQLFFAEILHCSKRRAPSGFIITCCEPLGSDSAAGQKFRQPDGSSVVSKNADSTYCFACTERMLHPRGENYVAGHCNIPRVYDYVR
- the LOC112902631 gene encoding auxilin-related protein 2-like is translated as MDGIEGLLARDFGVRPQGKAAPMAGAASRPAAGSAAGAAAWSNPGRSASVASAAPSYDDLFGAPAPASASSFDSLFDSFKGPTTATSSSAARAKPAPSSAPVFDDDIFDAVPGLRPSNSSARYDDGVFGAAAPAYDDVFAAGTRSAPPPAYEDDDLLGGFGSAPRAEEKRRLAAVDDEGDDLLGGFGRKPAPVEEEGTTGGAGFDDLIPGFAGSSPPRSRKANDDNKMKPPVPTSKSTASIADDPFVVLETASASGSAYTSPGRSTDPLEDLDKPANSEGKVAADSLFEEPIAFDQAPKSDPLFTSEINGHAKDRNPPSMGRDSSPVHHSMDRNPARQSSMEDLGNVMPKSQSARYSDIHGNDMEDQSPRSTESEDDIWLTVSEIPLFTQPTTAPPPSRSPPLLKQKPLGANANGKENGHVRRSSQNHNHYTSSVDDLEGFAMGKPQMPAYDKNVFDEDFEISSSDREEKDRQERLEQEREMRLREEMERERRRLEKERQMEQQRERERERQAVERATKEARERAAAEARAKAEREARQRAQRAAVQRAQQEARERAAAEAKERAARVAAEAKERAAAEAKERAAAEAKERAAAEAKERERAAARERAAAERAAAERAQQEARKRAERAAVERAAAEARERQAAAAAAAAREKQSTPDDLESFFGADACASSAPKQRAPTPTVDSMFGSGAQGRGTANGSQRAASTSASARKASSASLFGDDLSDLFGAPASSDVFQEVEGESEERRRARLERHQRTRERAAKALAEKNERDMQVQREQAERDRIGDTLDFEIKRWSAGKEGNLRALLSTLQYILWPECGWQAVSLTDLITGAAVKKQYRKATLCIHPDKVQQKGATLQQKYIAEKVFDILKEAWNKFNSEELF